One genomic region from Yersinia canariae encodes:
- a CDS encoding MFS transporter → MTSLNSSAADNAPSESMAAEERLATPEGRKDFWRATFSCWLGTAMEYADFALYGLAAGIIFGDVFFPEATPVIALLSSFATYSVGFIARPIGALLFGRLGDRKGRKVVMITTITLMGASTTMIGLIPSYASIGLWAPACLAFLRFMQGLGAGAELSGGAVMLGEYAPAKRRGLVSSIIALGSNSGTLLAALVWLLVLQMDKQTLLDWGWRIPFLSSILIAGAALFIRRHMRETPVFERQKLVLEQQRQQALALGREHIAEVDNRTFWQRSKSFWIMVGLRIGENGPSYLAQGFMIGYVAKVLMVDKSVPTMAVFIASCLGFLIIPLAGYLSDRFGRRITYRWFCLLLIIYAFPAFMLLETREPIIVMGTIIVGMGLASLGIFGVQAAWGVELFGVTNRYTKMAVAKELGSILSGGTAPLIAAAMLTLTGHWWPIALYFAVMAGIGFVTTFFAPETRGRDLNLPEDAI, encoded by the coding sequence ATGACTTCACTAAATAGCTCGGCGGCAGACAATGCTCCATCAGAGAGCATGGCTGCGGAAGAGCGCTTGGCTACGCCCGAAGGTCGCAAAGACTTTTGGCGCGCAACCTTTTCGTGTTGGCTCGGTACGGCCATGGAATATGCAGATTTTGCACTATATGGTTTAGCGGCTGGCATAATATTTGGTGATGTCTTCTTCCCTGAAGCAACACCTGTAATCGCATTGTTATCCAGCTTTGCCACTTACTCTGTCGGCTTTATTGCCCGCCCTATTGGTGCGCTATTGTTCGGTAGATTGGGTGATCGCAAAGGCCGGAAAGTCGTCATGATTACGACCATCACCTTGATGGGTGCCTCCACCACCATGATTGGCCTCATTCCAAGTTATGCCTCTATTGGCTTGTGGGCACCGGCCTGTCTGGCATTCTTGCGCTTTATGCAGGGGCTGGGCGCGGGCGCAGAACTGTCTGGGGGTGCCGTGATGTTAGGGGAATATGCTCCCGCTAAAAGGCGCGGTTTGGTCTCTTCCATTATTGCATTAGGTTCTAACAGCGGTACGCTACTGGCTGCATTAGTGTGGTTGTTGGTCTTGCAGATGGACAAACAAACACTGCTCGATTGGGGCTGGCGTATTCCATTCCTGTCTAGCATTTTAATCGCCGGTGCCGCACTGTTTATTCGTCGCCACATGCGCGAAACCCCGGTATTTGAGCGCCAAAAACTGGTGTTGGAACAACAACGCCAGCAAGCACTGGCACTGGGCCGCGAGCATATCGCTGAAGTGGATAACCGCACATTTTGGCAGCGCAGCAAATCATTCTGGATCATGGTGGGCTTGCGTATCGGCGAGAACGGCCCGTCCTATCTGGCTCAGGGCTTCATGATTGGTTATGTGGCCAAAGTGCTGATGGTGGACAAGTCGGTGCCGACCATGGCGGTGTTTATTGCTTCCTGTCTGGGCTTCCTGATCATTCCACTGGCGGGCTATCTGTCAGATCGTTTTGGTCGCCGCATTACCTATCGCTGGTTCTGCCTGTTATTGATAATTTACGCCTTCCCGGCATTTATGCTGCTCGAAACCCGCGAGCCTATTATCGTTATGGGCACTATCATTGTTGGTATGGGGTTAGCATCACTCGGTATTTTCGGTGTGCAAGCAGCATGGGGTGTTGAGTTATTTGGTGTGACAAATCGCTATACCAAGATGGCGGTCGCAAAAGAATTAGGCTCCATTTTGTCCGGAGGCACTGCGCCATTAATCGCGGCAGCGATGCTAACACTCACCGGTCACTGGTGGCCAATTGCGCTGTATTTCGCCGTGATGGCAGGAATTGGTTTCGTCACCACATTCTTTGCACCAGAAACGCGTGGGCGCGATCTAAACTTGCCAGAAGATGCAATTTAA
- a CDS encoding ferredoxin reductase family protein has product MSTYALRSAIWIGVYLFFILAPLLALLTGTLPPARDFWTELSIALGYAGLAIMGLQFGLTARFRYVTEPWGEDIIYHFHRRISLIAVGLVIAHPIILFVVRPELLALLNSIDAPWRARFAALSTYSLIALVITALWRVQLRIRYEIWHLSHIILAVIAVIAGIAHMVAWGFYLDDPLKKALWIGLILFWFGLLLYVRIVKPFFMLRRPFRVVDVRKERGDTTTLVMEPEGHTGFHFTPGQFGWLTVWGNPFNITGHPFSFSSSAKASGGRVEMSIRNLGDFTRHIAQIPVGQRVYLDGPYGAFTLGNPADMHVLVAGGVGITPMMSMLRTLADRGDPRPALLLYGSKDWESITFREELEALQLRLNLKVVHVLSNPSADWAGEQGFIDAEVFKRHLPPPYASHEYFICGPNVMMDAIEKALAEINVPMSKYHSERYSFA; this is encoded by the coding sequence ATGTCGACTTATGCTTTACGTAGTGCCATTTGGATTGGGGTATATCTATTTTTTATTCTCGCCCCCTTACTGGCGCTACTAACCGGGACATTACCTCCCGCCCGAGATTTCTGGACTGAGCTTTCTATTGCTCTTGGTTATGCCGGGCTAGCTATCATGGGGCTACAATTTGGCCTAACTGCACGCTTTCGCTATGTGACCGAGCCTTGGGGTGAAGATATTATTTATCACTTCCATCGGCGTATTTCACTGATTGCCGTCGGGCTGGTTATCGCCCATCCTATCATTCTCTTTGTTGTCCGCCCGGAATTACTGGCGTTACTGAACTCCATTGATGCCCCCTGGCGCGCCCGTTTTGCGGCACTGTCAACTTATTCACTGATTGCTTTAGTCATTACGGCATTGTGGCGGGTGCAGCTCAGGATCCGCTATGAAATTTGGCATTTATCTCACATCATTCTGGCGGTAATTGCCGTTATCGCAGGGATTGCACATATGGTCGCCTGGGGTTTTTATCTCGACGACCCGTTAAAAAAAGCACTCTGGATTGGGCTGATTCTTTTTTGGTTTGGATTGTTACTGTATGTGCGCATCGTCAAACCATTCTTTATGCTGCGACGGCCTTTTCGGGTGGTGGATGTTCGCAAAGAGCGCGGCGATACCACCACTCTCGTCATGGAACCTGAGGGCCATACTGGCTTTCATTTCACCCCGGGTCAGTTCGGATGGTTAACCGTTTGGGGCAACCCGTTTAATATCACCGGGCACCCGTTTTCATTTTCATCCAGTGCGAAGGCCAGCGGCGGGCGTGTCGAAATGTCGATCCGCAATTTAGGGGATTTCACTCGTCATATTGCCCAGATACCGGTTGGGCAACGGGTTTATCTGGATGGCCCCTACGGTGCTTTCACCTTAGGTAATCCCGCCGATATGCATGTTCTGGTGGCAGGTGGTGTCGGAATTACCCCAATGATGAGTATGCTGCGCACCCTGGCGGATCGCGGCGATCCACGCCCTGCATTACTGCTATATGGCAGTAAAGATTGGGAGTCGATTACGTTTCGTGAAGAATTGGAAGCCTTACAACTACGGCTCAATTTGAAAGTGGTGCATGTGCTGTCAAACCCGTCGGCAGATTGGGCCGGAGAGCAGGGATTCATTGATGCTGAAGTGTTCAAACGGCACTTGCCGCCACCCTATGCCAGTCATGAATATTTTATTTGTGGCCCGAACGTGATGATGGATGCCATTGAAAAAGCACTGGCAGAAATCAATGTGCCCATGTCGAAATACCATTCTGAGCGCTACAGTTTTGCCTAA
- a CDS encoding LacI family DNA-binding transcriptional regulator: MTRSDVAREAGTSVAVVSYVINNGPRPVAPATKQRVLDAIKKTGYRPNEIARSLARGTTQTYGLIVPNISNPFISSMAHALQREAFANGQVLLLADAGDDRQRERELINNLLHRQVDGLLYTSVDRHPYIELIQATGTPFVMLDAVDAAQQICAIRVNERAAAFQATQHLIEHGHRDIAIICGPLDMLNTQDRLNGWRDALQQAGLNARNEWIFPTTYTRPGGYQAAQQMLKGPLPQALFATNELQAFGCLRAMAEHNLAAPQDLALICFNGTIESEYNVPSLTTVRQPVDAMAKTAIEMLRNWDGKPTIREFDFSLQIGESCGCSRFKEIDFPL; this comes from the coding sequence ATTACACGTTCTGATGTCGCACGAGAAGCTGGCACTTCTGTGGCGGTAGTCAGTTATGTCATTAATAACGGGCCACGACCCGTTGCGCCCGCCACCAAACAGCGCGTGCTTGATGCCATTAAAAAAACCGGTTATCGCCCCAATGAAATAGCCCGTTCATTGGCGCGTGGAACGACCCAAACATATGGCCTGATTGTTCCCAATATTTCTAACCCTTTTATCTCGTCAATGGCCCATGCACTACAGCGCGAAGCCTTTGCCAATGGGCAAGTGTTGTTATTGGCTGATGCGGGTGATGACCGGCAACGCGAACGCGAACTGATCAATAATCTACTGCATCGTCAGGTTGATGGCCTGCTGTATACCAGTGTTGACCGTCATCCCTATATCGAATTAATTCAGGCGACTGGCACACCTTTTGTCATGCTCGATGCAGTTGATGCCGCGCAACAAATCTGTGCTATTCGTGTGAATGAACGCGCGGCTGCGTTTCAAGCAACCCAGCACCTGATTGAACATGGCCATCGTGATATCGCGATTATTTGCGGTCCACTGGATATGCTCAATACTCAAGATAGGTTGAATGGTTGGCGCGATGCACTGCAACAAGCGGGGCTGAATGCACGTAATGAATGGATTTTCCCAACCACATACACCCGTCCGGGTGGTTATCAGGCCGCACAGCAGATGCTGAAAGGGCCATTGCCACAGGCACTGTTCGCAACTAATGAATTACAGGCGTTTGGGTGCTTGCGCGCCATGGCCGAGCATAATTTGGCCGCCCCGCAAGATCTGGCGCTTATCTGCTTTAACGGCACCATTGAATCTGAATATAACGTGCCGTCATTGACGACCGTGCGCCAGCCAGTGGATGCCATGGCAAAAACGGCCATTGAGATGCTCAGAAACTGGGACGGTAAACCGACTATTCGCGAATTCGATTTTTCGCTCCAAATCGGTGAGTCCTGCGGCTGTTCTAGATTTAAAGAAATTGATTTTCCACTATAA
- a CDS encoding nucleoside hydrolase has translation MRLIIDCDPGNGIPGANIDDGLALALAIAAPEITLELVTIVAGNTPSEVGFSVAHDLVTRLGLNIPIIRGASQALVEPAALWRDKLDNGAARNGLTALWQQTSPPPIVASSAPLAAHAIGELICNNPGEITLVAIGPLTNIAHAMQLYPQMASSVAEIAIMGGVFNVDGYLKDTNFGIDPEAAHVVLTSGANITLAPLDVTTQTQLLHQDLDKFAKIDSPLSRYLVETLRPWISYSMQTRQLPGCWVHDALVVAWLLDKSIVTTASDYVDVVLEGALTRGMTVRFSPENLRLDVGIPAPQGKPIKILQSVDNKKLLDTIYQSLSNFT, from the coding sequence ATGCGTTTAATTATTGATTGTGACCCAGGAAATGGCATACCCGGCGCCAATATCGACGATGGTTTAGCATTAGCCCTTGCCATCGCCGCACCGGAAATAACATTAGAATTAGTGACTATCGTGGCAGGAAATACTCCAAGCGAAGTCGGATTTTCTGTTGCCCATGATTTAGTAACCCGTTTGGGATTAAATATTCCCATCATTCGGGGCGCGTCACAGGCGCTGGTCGAGCCCGCAGCACTTTGGCGTGACAAGCTGGATAATGGTGCGGCCCGAAATGGATTAACTGCACTTTGGCAACAAACATCACCACCACCTATTGTGGCCTCCAGTGCGCCATTAGCCGCCCATGCTATCGGAGAGTTAATTTGCAATAACCCCGGAGAAATAACCCTGGTGGCTATCGGCCCCCTGACAAATATCGCCCACGCAATGCAGCTTTACCCACAAATGGCGTCATCGGTGGCAGAAATTGCTATCATGGGAGGTGTATTTAATGTCGATGGCTACCTTAAAGACACTAATTTTGGTATCGATCCCGAAGCCGCACATGTGGTGTTGACCAGTGGTGCTAATATTACACTGGCACCTTTGGATGTCACCACGCAAACCCAATTGCTGCATCAGGATTTGGATAAGTTCGCGAAAATTGACTCCCCACTGAGCCGTTATCTGGTAGAAACACTCCGTCCGTGGATAAGCTACTCGATGCAAACGCGCCAACTACCTGGCTGCTGGGTTCATGATGCGCTGGTCGTCGCCTGGTTACTGGATAAAAGCATCGTGACCACGGCCAGCGACTATGTTGATGTCGTACTGGAAGGCGCGCTAACCCGTGGTATGACGGTGCGCTTTAGCCCAGAAAATCTACGTTTGGATGTCGGTATTCCGGCACCACAAGGTAAGCCAATAAAAATTCTGCAATCCGTTGATAATAAAAAGCTCTTGGACACCATTTATCAATCCTTGAGCAATTTCACCTAA